Proteins from a single region of Candidatus Paceibacterota bacterium:
- a CDS encoding class I tRNA ligase family protein: MKKYDHSKIEKKWQKEWEKRGIYEADDKSAKKKFYPLVEFPFPSGSGLHTGHIRSYTAMDIVARKRRMQGENVLYPIGWDAFGLPTENYAIKTGRQPKDVTEENTDNFRRQLKSLGLSFDWSREVNTSDPAYFRWTQWIFIEMYKKGLAYKAKTEINWCPKDKIGLANEEVVNGCCERCGTPVEKRVKEQWMLAITKYADRLYDDLGKVDYLEKIKIQQRNWIGRSEGAELDFAVKGANEKVRVFTTRPDTLFGVTYLVLAPEHELVSRLSYKNKTEVERYVSAAKKMDEIARTDAQKEKTGVKLDGVVAINPANGEEIPVFISDYVLATYGTGAVMAVPAHDERDHAFAKKFGLPIRRVIEPAFKGLSGEGAIRPDLPFVKRDAVCIVVRNPEDGTYLCNSWKGIHMHGLFTGGVEKGEDLVEAARREVLEETGYKNLKHMRTSDIKINTFFYHRVKKQNRHAHFSFVFFDLENDERAAVDERESALHEVVWKKRNELKNFFTVFEGDFILNILDNDDYVYADDGILFNSNDFDDMESVEARKKITEAVGGAWVVKYKLRDWIFSRQRYWGEPIPMIHCESCGWVPVPEKDLPVELPKVKKYEPTDTGESPLSVITDWVSVTCPKCKGPARRETDTMPNWAGSSWYYLRYIDPKNKEAFAAQDKIAYWAPVDWYNGGMEHTTLHLLYSRFWHKFLFDIGAVNTDEPYMKRTSHGLILAEGGVKMSKSLGNVVNPDDLVATYGADSLRLYEMFMGPFDQAIAWDTKSIIGPRRFVERAYALAEKITKGAKVSREAETLLHKTVKKVSTDIEAMGFNTAVSSLMILLNALEKEPALSADDFGIFVRLLAPFAPHVADELWADLGNRKLVNVAPWPVADESKIADESAKIVVQVNGKVRGDFVAPRGAEKAALEKAALALDDVKKWVGDKKPEKVIVVQDKLVSIVVK, from the coding sequence ATGAAAAAGTACGATCACTCGAAAATAGAGAAGAAGTGGCAGAAAGAGTGGGAGAAGCGGGGCATATACGAGGCGGACGATAAGAGCGCGAAGAAGAAATTCTATCCTCTCGTCGAATTTCCGTTCCCGTCGGGTTCTGGCCTCCATACCGGCCATATCAGGAGCTACACCGCGATGGATATCGTCGCGAGGAAGCGCCGCATGCAGGGCGAGAACGTCTTGTATCCCATAGGCTGGGACGCTTTCGGACTGCCTACGGAAAACTACGCCATCAAGACCGGCCGCCAGCCGAAGGATGTGACGGAAGAGAATACCGATAACTTCCGAAGGCAGCTCAAATCCCTCGGCCTATCGTTCGATTGGTCGCGCGAAGTGAATACGAGCGATCCGGCGTATTTCCGCTGGACCCAGTGGATATTCATAGAGATGTATAAAAAGGGCCTCGCATACAAAGCCAAGACCGAGATCAACTGGTGTCCCAAGGACAAGATCGGACTGGCGAACGAGGAAGTCGTGAACGGCTGCTGCGAGCGCTGCGGTACTCCGGTGGAGAAGCGCGTCAAAGAGCAATGGATGCTCGCTATCACTAAATACGCCGACAGGCTCTATGACGACCTCGGCAAAGTAGATTATCTGGAGAAGATAAAGATCCAGCAGAGGAATTGGATCGGCCGGAGCGAAGGCGCGGAGCTTGATTTCGCAGTCAAAGGCGCGAATGAAAAAGTCCGCGTGTTTACGACCCGTCCCGACACGCTCTTCGGCGTGACATACCTCGTTCTGGCGCCGGAGCATGAGCTTGTTTCCAGGCTTTCATATAAAAACAAGACGGAAGTCGAAAGATACGTTTCGGCTGCCAAGAAAATGGACGAGATCGCCCGCACCGACGCCCAGAAAGAAAAGACCGGCGTAAAGCTCGATGGTGTTGTGGCGATAAATCCGGCGAATGGCGAAGAGATTCCCGTATTCATTTCCGATTACGTGCTCGCGACGTATGGAACTGGCGCGGTCATGGCCGTACCTGCCCACGACGAGCGCGACCATGCGTTCGCCAAGAAGTTCGGATTGCCGATCCGTCGCGTCATCGAGCCTGCATTCAAAGGTCTCTCCGGCGAAGGAGCGATTAGGCCCGATTTGCCGTTCGTAAAGCGCGACGCGGTTTGTATCGTCGTGCGAAATCCGGAGGACGGCACGTACCTCTGCAATAGCTGGAAGGGAATCCATATGCACGGCCTCTTCACAGGCGGCGTGGAAAAAGGCGAAGACCTCGTCGAAGCGGCCCGCCGCGAGGTCCTCGAAGAGACTGGCTACAAAAACCTAAAGCACATGAGGACGTCGGATATAAAGATAAACACGTTCTTCTATCACCGCGTCAAAAAGCAAAATCGCCACGCTCATTTCAGTTTCGTATTCTTCGATCTGGAGAATGACGAACGCGCGGCCGTCGATGAAAGAGAGTCTGCTCTCCACGAGGTCGTCTGGAAGAAGAGAAACGAGCTCAAGAATTTCTTCACCGTATTCGAGGGCGATTTCATCTTGAATATCCTTGATAACGATGACTATGTCTATGCCGATGACGGTATCCTTTTCAATTCCAATGATTTCGATGACATGGAATCCGTTGAAGCCCGCAAGAAGATCACTGAAGCCGTGGGCGGCGCTTGGGTCGTGAAGTACAAGCTCCGCGACTGGATATTCTCGCGCCAGCGCTACTGGGGCGAGCCTATACCGATGATCCATTGCGAATCGTGCGGCTGGGTTCCCGTTCCTGAAAAAGACTTGCCCGTCGAATTGCCCAAGGTGAAAAAATACGAGCCGACCGATACGGGCGAATCTCCGCTTTCCGTCATTACGGACTGGGTGAGCGTCACATGCCCGAAATGCAAAGGCCCTGCGCGCCGAGAGACCGATACAATGCCAAATTGGGCAGGTTCTTCTTGGTACTATCTCCGCTATATAGATCCGAAGAATAAAGAAGCATTCGCCGCGCAGGACAAGATCGCGTATTGGGCGCCCGTAGATTGGTATAACGGCGGCATGGAGCACACGACGCTGCATCTCTTGTATTCGCGCTTCTGGCATAAATTCCTTTTCGACATCGGGGCGGTAAATACGGACGAGCCGTACATGAAGCGCACGTCGCACGGCCTCATACTCGCCGAAGGAGGCGTCAAAATGTCCAAATCGCTCGGTAACGTCGTCAATCCTGACGACCTCGTGGCGACCTATGGCGCCGATTCGCTCCGCCTCTATGAGATGTTCATGGGGCCCTTCGATCAGGCCATCGCGTGGGACACCAAGAGCATCATCGGACCGCGCCGATTCGTCGAAAGAGCATACGCTCTCGCCGAAAAAATAACCAAGGGCGCGAAGGTTTCAAGGGAAGCCGAGACGCTCCTCCATAAGACCGTTAAAAAGGTCTCTACCGATATCGAAGCCATGGGATTCAACACGGCCGTCTCGTCCCTCATGATCCTCTTGAATGCGCTTGAAAAAGAGCCGGCCCTTTCGGCTGACGATTTCGGCATATTCGTCAGGCTCCTTGCTCCGTTCGCTCCCCATGTCGCCGATGA
- a CDS encoding DUF5671 domain-containing protein, whose amino-acid sequence MPNKTTAKDFFIYLASFAGLYVSVVSLVSLLFAIINRAFPDMLNSYYYATDFYSGPIRAAIACLLIVFPLYLVIASYIDKYVRANPEKKDIAVRKWLTYLTLFITGVAVVIDLVVLVNTFLGGEITSRFIWKIVSVLVVSGAVFSYYFYDLKKTFAADAPKKTLLIISLASLLVFGSLVTGFVLVGSPMQARAARFDERRVNDLTSIQWQIVNYWQQKGALPTDIASLNDPISSFMVPVDPETGTAYGYQKTGAVSFKVCADFNLKSGAASINKYAADYGMSAAASGSNNWAHGMGTACFDRNIDPDLYPVRAKGAI is encoded by the coding sequence ATGCCAAACAAAACCACAGCCAAGGATTTCTTCATATATCTCGCGAGCTTCGCGGGTCTCTATGTGAGCGTCGTATCGCTCGTCAGCCTCCTCTTCGCCATCATCAACCGCGCGTTCCCGGATATGCTCAATTCCTATTATTACGCGACTGATTTCTATTCCGGCCCGATCCGCGCGGCAATCGCATGCCTTCTCATCGTATTCCCGCTCTATCTCGTCATCGCGTCTTATATAGACAAGTACGTCCGCGCTAATCCTGAGAAGAAGGACATCGCGGTGAGGAAGTGGCTTACATATCTGACGCTCTTCATCACGGGCGTTGCGGTTGTCATAGATCTGGTCGTTCTCGTGAACACGTTCCTCGGAGGCGAGATCACGTCGCGCTTCATCTGGAAGATCGTCTCCGTGCTCGTGGTTTCCGGGGCGGTCTTCAGCTATTACTTTTATGACCTCAAGAAGACCTTCGCCGCCGACGCTCCGAAGAAGACGCTTCTCATCATATCCCTGGCGTCGCTCCTCGTCTTCGGATCTCTCGTGACCGGCTTCGTGCTCGTCGGCTCGCCGATGCAGGCTCGTGCCGCGCGCTTCGACGAAAGGCGCGTGAACGACCTCACGTCGATCCAGTGGCAGATCGTCAATTACTGGCAGCAGAAGGGAGCGTTGCCGACCGATATCGCGAGCCTCAACGACCCGATATCGAGCTTCATGGTCCCTGTCGACCCTGAAACGGGCACGGCATACGGATATCAGAAGACCGGCGCGGTGTCGTTCAAGGTCTGCGCCGACTTCAACCTTAAATCCGGCGCCGCGAGCATAAATAAATACGCGGCCGATTACGGCATGTCGGCCGCGGCTTCCGGCTCTAATAACTGGGCGCACGGCATGGGCACGGCCTGTTTCGACCGAAACATCGATCCCGACCTCTATCCGGTGAGGGCGAAGGGCGCTATCTAG
- a CDS encoding DUF378 domain-containing protein: MKALHMIAFILVVVGAVNWGLTALGWNLVNMILGSWPAVEKIVYILVGLSGLLVLFTHKKDCKACMSSSAPATM, from the coding sequence ATGAAAGCACTTCACATGATCGCCTTCATCCTCGTCGTCGTCGGCGCCGTAAACTGGGGCTTGACCGCGCTCGGATGGAACCTCGTGAACATGATCCTCGGCAGCTGGCCTGCCGTTGAGAAGATCGTCTACATACTTGTAGGCCTCTCCGGCCTTCTCGTCCTCTTCACCCACAAGAAGGACTGCAAGGCATGCATGTCGTCGTCGGCTCCTGCGACGATGTAG
- the ychF gene encoding redox-regulated ATPase YchF has translation MSLSIGIVGLPNVGKSTLFNALTKKSVLVANYPFATIDPSVGVVAVPDERLWKLSDLSKSKKTVPAAVEFVDIAGLVKGAAQGEGLGNKFLSNIRETDAIAEVVRIFEDDDIIHVANKIDPLHDIEVINMELIFADLDTVTKRMQNVAKDVKGNKKEAIIEMRLLERLKPALEEGRLASSVMPDEFETPLYKQLHLLTSKKILYVLNKKSGGKNLDEMRDERFIKLIDFIQKSGAGYVVVDAGIEHDLKDMTEAEKAEMRQGLGADNGIDALIKKSYELLGLITYFTTGEDETRGWTIQKGWNAPTAAGVIHTDFIAKFVRAQVIEWDKLLAAGSYAAAREKGQVRTEGKDYIVKDGDVIEFMV, from the coding sequence ATGTCCCTCTCTATCGGCATCGTCGGGCTTCCGAACGTCGGCAAATCGACGCTTTTCAACGCTCTCACCAAGAAGAGCGTCCTTGTCGCCAACTATCCGTTCGCCACGATCGACCCGTCGGTCGGCGTCGTCGCCGTGCCCGACGAGCGCCTCTGGAAGCTCTCCGATCTCTCGAAATCCAAGAAGACCGTTCCGGCCGCTGTCGAATTCGTGGATATCGCCGGCCTCGTGAAAGGCGCCGCTCAGGGCGAAGGCCTCGGCAATAAATTCCTCTCGAACATCCGCGAGACCGACGCCATCGCCGAAGTCGTCCGCATATTCGAAGACGACGACATCATCCACGTTGCGAACAAGATAGACCCGCTCCACGACATAGAGGTCATCAATATGGAGCTCATATTCGCCGATCTCGATACCGTGACCAAGCGCATGCAGAACGTCGCCAAGGATGTGAAAGGAAACAAAAAAGAAGCGATCATCGAGATGAGATTGCTCGAGCGCCTTAAACCCGCTCTTGAAGAGGGTAGGCTCGCATCGTCCGTTATGCCTGACGAGTTCGAAACGCCGCTCTACAAGCAGCTCCATCTTCTGACGTCGAAGAAGATCCTCTATGTGTTGAATAAGAAGTCGGGCGGTAAAAACTTGGACGAGATGAGAGACGAGCGCTTTATCAAATTAATCGATTTCATCCAGAAGAGCGGGGCAGGGTACGTCGTCGTAGACGCCGGAATCGAGCACGACCTCAAAGACATGACCGAAGCCGAGAAGGCCGAGATGCGCCAGGGCCTCGGGGCAGACAACGGTATCGACGCGCTTATCAAAAAATCGTACGAGCTCCTCGGCCTTATCACCTATTTCACGACGGGCGAAGACGAGACTCGCGGCTGGACCATACAAAAAGGCTGGAATGCGCCGACCGCCGCGGGCGTCATTCATACCGACTTCATCGCCAAATTCGTCCGCGCGCAGGTCATCGAATGGGACAAATTGCTCGCCGCAGGCTCCTATGCCGCTGCGCGCGAAAAAGGGCAGGTCAGGACCGAAGGCAAAGACTATATCGTGAAGGACGGAGACGTCATAGAATTCATGGTCTAG